In the Sarcophilus harrisii chromosome 3, mSarHar1.11, whole genome shotgun sequence genome, one interval contains:
- the LOC116422668 gene encoding carcinoembryonic antigen-related cell adhesion molecule 5-like — translation MPPPSLAAAETVAKGWPSTVSHSQGYWGDAAEHPKQRHQLTFVTPAERTTKPNLTVNGTNVIENDTLDFTCGTKQAGGNILWFFNNKSLILNERMKLSMKNQTLTILSVKREDAGSYECEIWNPIDFNRSDPITLTVNYGPDNIMFVPNPEKGEIEVIFNDPLMLECYVESYPPAQYRWQVNGTMNSAFSNIYVIKNATWEDSGKYICQAKNNVTNLSVSKSITVKVVERTTKPNLTVNGTNVIENDTLAFTCGTEQAGVDILWFFNNMSLILNERMKLSMHNQTLTILSVKREDIGFYECEIRNPISSNRSDPITLTVNYGPDYITFVPNSEQGEIEVKFKDSLTLECHVESYPPAQYRWQVNGTKIPDFSNNTYVIKNATWEDSGKYTCQAKNNVTNLSVSKSITVKVVERTTKPNLTVNRTSVIENDTLDFTCGTEQAGGNILWFFNNISLILNEKMKLSMNNQTLTILSVKRKGAGSYQCEIRNSISSNRSDPIILVVNCE, via the exons ATGCCCCCGCCATCTCTGGCCGCTGCTGAGACAGTGGCAAAGGGCTGGCCCTCTACGGTCTCCCACAGCCAAGGCTACTGGGGGGATGCTGCAGAACATCCCAAGCAGAGGCATCAGCTGACCTTTGTGACCCCAGCTG aAAGAACAACCAAACCTAACCTTACGGTCAATGGAACCAATGTCATAGAGAATGACACTTTGGACTTCACATGTGGCACAAAACAAGCAGGAGGGAACATTCTGTGGTTCTTCAATAACAAGTCCCTGATTCTCAATGAGAGGATGAAGCTGTCCATGAAGAACCAGACCCTCACCATCCTGTCTGTGAAGAGGGAGGATGCTGGGTCCTATGAATGTGAAATCTGGAATCCAATCGATTTCAACAGAAGTGACCCCATTACCCTGACTGTGAACT ATGGACCAGACAACATCATGTTTGTACCAAACCCCGAGAAAGGAGAGATTGAGGTCATATTTAATGACCCACTGATGTTAGAGTGCTATGTTGAGTCTTACCCACCTGCCCAGTATAGATGGCAAGTCAATGGTACCATGAACTCTGCCTTCTCTAATATCTATGTCATCAAAAATGCAACTTGGGAAGATTCAGGAAAGTATATATGTCAGGCAAAGAACAATGTTACCAACTTGTCTGTCTCTAAGAGCATCACAGTTAAGGTGGTTG aAAGAACAACCAAACCTAACCTTACGGTCAATGGAACCAACGTAATAGAGAATGACACTTTGGCCTTCACATGTGGCACAGAACAGGCGGGAGTGGACATTCTGTGGTTCTTCAATAACATGTCCCTGATTCTCAATGAGAGGATGAAGCTGTCCATGCATAACCAGACCCTCACCATCCTGTCTGTGAAGAGGGAGGACATTGGGTTCTATGAATGCGAAATCCGGAATCCAATCAGTTCCAACAGAAGTGACCCCATTACCCTGACTGTGAACT ATGGACCAGACTACATCACATTTGTTCCAAACTCCGAGCAAGGAGAGATTGAGGTCAAATTCAAAGACTCACTGACGTTAGAGTGCCATGTTGAGTCTTACCCACCTGCCCAGTATAGATGGCAAGTCAATGGCACCAAGATCCCTGACTTCTCTAATAATACCTATGTCATCAAAAATGCAACTTGGGAAGATTCAGGAAAGTATACATGTCAGGCAAAGAACAATGTCACCAACTTGTCGGTCTCTAAGAGCATCACAGTTAAGGTGGTTG aAAGAACAACCAAACCTAACCTCACAGTCAACAGAACCAGCGTCATAGAGAATGACACTTTGGACTTCACATGTGGCACAGAACAGGCGGGAGGGAACATTCTGTGGTTCTTCAATAACATATCCCTGATTCTCAATGAGAAGATGAAGCTGTCCATGAATAACCAGACCCTCACCATCCTGTCTGTGAAGAGGAAGGGTGCTGGGTCCTATCAATGTGAAATCCGGAATTCAATCAGTTCCAACAGAAGTGACCCCATTATCCTGGTTGTGAACTGTGAGTGA